In a single window of the Labrus mixtus chromosome 20, fLabMix1.1, whole genome shotgun sequence genome:
- the LOC132995631 gene encoding primary amine oxidase, liver isozyme-like, with product MVEQRMNSLVKWALILFVLVSIILNIVLIGIHSSRAPKCSAQRVQPLRVKHDERSVVFADLTREEYLQVQQYMLKQKELDISTSQLTKPGENFLFLIDLSLPKKGDALAFLDGKAAKPAREATVVVFHGAQGYIKEYVVGPLPNPTYINDVTKERYKMELPITARTVTIGEYALLFNFFEQHVFSKLKKLMKESFDVGADKQLNAFEQMPRGVRSGDRKTWVSFFRDMSGMYIHPAGFEVQVNHESLNASNWKVERLLYNGQYFDTVEELKQKYEAGSVKKIVYKESADYGSLKPKHKHQQVGPQLFTVDGKRYSISNNHVVYLDWSFAFGLSSLTGARVFDVRFRGERIVYELSVQEAMSVYGSVTPGMMMTKFLDTSIGIGRFAHELTRGVDCPYDATYIDTYRYIDVPAPVRYRNSICVFEHNMGQPLRRHFADFFHNNYGGMVNNALVFRTITAIGNYDYMWDFIFYQSGSVEAKVHATGYISSSYLMDGSLKYGHQVADKVLGNIHTHFINFKVDLDVMGLKNVFQTKDMEYVNMSLPWMPDHYAMVPQLVEKQLKTEKEAALRYNTKTPRYLHIASNQTNRWGHNRSYRLQVFSFTGDHLPESQAEEKSMSWARYKVAITKHKDLERTSSSLYSQNNMWTPAVDFSKYIEDNENIENEDLVAWVTTGFLHIPHAEDIPNTVTVGNGGGVILRPHNYFDEDPSIHSADGVYIEPGTEDSCENNRMACLAQEACSPVLEPFTYHGFEGVMKFED from the exons ATGGTAGAGCAGAGAATGAACTCTCTTGTGAAATGGGCGCTTATCCTCTTCGTCCTGGTCTCCATCATTCTCAACATAGTTCTGATCGGGATCCACTCCAGCAGGGCGCCCAAATGTTCCGCTCAGCGTGTCCAGCCGCTGCGGGTCAAGCACGACGAGCGCAGCGTCGTGTTCGCTGACCTCACTCGGGAGGAGTACCTGCAGGTCCAACAGTACATGCTCAAGCAAAAAGAATTGGATATATCCACCAGCCAGCTCACTAAACCAGGGGaaaacttcttgtttttaatagaCTTATCTTTGCCAAAGAAAGGGGACGCGCTGGCATTCTTGGACGGTAAAGCTGCCAAGCCGGCCAGAGAGGCGACGGTGGTGGTCTTTCATGGTGCGCAAGGCTACATTAAGGAGTACGTAGTGGGACCTCTTCCAAACCCAACATACATCAATGATGTCACCAAAGAGAGGTACAAGATGGAGCTGCCTATCACTGCGCGCACCGTCACAATTGGAGAATACGCATtgcttttcaacttttttgagcaACATGTTTTCTCCAAACTTAAGAAGCTCATGAAAGAAAGCTTTGACGTAGGGGCAGACAAACAGTTGAATGCGTTTGAGCAGATGCCTCGTGGAGTCCGATCAGGGGACAGAAAGACCTGGGTTTCTTTCTTCAGAGATATGAGCGGCATGTACATCCACCCGGCTGGTTTCGAGGTACAGGTCAACCACGAGAGCCTAAACGCTTCCAACTGGAAAGTGGAGCGGCTGCTTTATAACGGCCAATACTTTGACACTGTAGAAGAACTAAAGCAGAAATATGAAGCTGGGTCTGTAAAGAAAATCGTTTACAAGGAGTCAGCTGACTATGGGTCACTGAAACCAAAGCACAAGCATCAGCAGGTCGGTCCGCAGCTGTTTACCGTGGATGGTAAACGCTACAGCATCAGCAACAACCACGTTGTGTATCTGGACTGGAGCTTTGCCTTTGGGCTGAGCTCACTTACAGGCGCGAGGGTTTTTGATGTGCGCTTCAGGGGTGAGAGGATCGTCTACGAACTGAGCGTGCAAGAGGCCATGTCTGTGTACGGTTCAGTGACTCCTGGGATGATGATGACGAAGTTTTTAGACACCAGCATCGGGATAGGGCGCTTTGCCCACGAACTAACCCGTGGTGTGGACTGCCCCTACGACGCCACCTACATCGACACGTACCGCTATATCGATGTCCCAGCCCCGGTCAGATACCGTAATTCAATATGCGTCTTTGAACACAATATGGGCCAGCCCTTACGGAGGCACTTCGCTGACTTTTTCCACAACAACTACGGGGGGATGGTTAACAACGCCTTGGTGTTCAGGACAATCACAGCAATAGGGAACTATGACTACATGTGGGATTTTATCTTCTACCAGAGCGGATCAGTGGAAGCCAAGGTGCATGCCACCGgctacatttcttcttcttacctGATGGACGGTAGTCTGAAATATGGACACCAGGTGGCGGATAAGGTGCTTGGGAACATTCACACTCACTTTATAAACTTCAAGGTTGATCTGGATGTGATGG gTCTTAAGAATGTTTTCCAGACCAAAGATATGGAATATGTCAACATGTCTCTTCCATGGATGCCTGATCACTACGCTATGGTCCCTCAGCTTGTGGAGAAacaactgaaaacagaaaag GAAGCTGCTCTGCGTTATAACACCAAGACTCCACGCTACCTCCACATtgccagcaaccagaccaatcGATGGGGTCACAATCGCTCCTACAGGCTGCAGGTGTTCAGCTTCACCGGGGACCACCTCCCAGAGAGCCAGGCAGAAGAGAAGTCCATGTCCTGGGCTAG ATATAAGGTTGCCATCACCAAGCACAAGGATTTAGAACGGACCAGCTCTAGTTTGTACAGTCAAAATAACATGTGGACTCCAGCTGTGGACTTCAGCAAGTACATTGAAGacaatgaaaacattgaaaacgaG GATCTGGTTGCCTGGGTGACCACCGGTTTTCTCCACATCCCCCATGCAGAGGACATCCCCAACACAGTCACAGTGGGCAACGGGGGAGGGGTCATTCTGCGGCCACACAACTACTTTGATGAGGATCCTTCCATCCACTCTGCTGATGGGGTGTACATTGAACCAGGCACTGAAGACAGCTGTGAAAACAACAGGATGGCCTGCCTTGCTCAAGAGGCATGCAGTCCTGTTCTGGAACCCTTCACCTACCATGGCTTCGAAGGAGTCATGAAGTTTGAGGATTAG
- the LOC132995645 gene encoding uncharacterized protein LOC132995645, producing the protein MLSGDEEEQYVDRIENHQYDNASETARKREQESQEMIYQIPEPEGAHSPPETSPPAGPETASQSLASSASTQLMTTPTAASTAIRPAASTTAPAAIDVFSSQSPSSLALRPQASPSAPQVTPPAPTVPMNTPAFTSNSNSHVSAESPPLNAMSLSSTLDIDGSSPRTDSNPSLEASLDPAQWLNAGTPEVFYRRAHVEPPNSTSINDFVVDDSEEGEEDDIIAVPFESDMPTSEEVDLAIILSAFREDHLSGGVISTCCIRRKKLLESAIKAISRVTFCWTDSPQIEFVGEDADDMGGPQREFFRLLMIAVQTSLGIFEGKAGQVFLSYDQAALDQNKYFKAGNLIAWSIAHGGPCIKALDPSLFQLMCGQEPQLEQFDWQLLPDPDVQSKVKRILECKTAGDLTALQKDLGDWINECGVPFIFTATIEDIPKIYAYVVKHYIFLRTARMVHQFTEGMNTFGKLWDLVKGNWIAFLPLFTNMQEPLSKAAFKAIFTYSYSSRGTNRREEEEDTIYCWELVLNMIEGTFYYFKNTIKFN; encoded by the exons ATGCTTTCCGGAGACGAAGAAGAGCAG TATGTGGACAGAATTGAGAACCATCAGTATGATAATGCATCCGAGACAGCGAGGAAGCGAGAACAG GAATCCCAAGAAATGATTTACCAG ATCCCCGAACCTGAAGGCGCTCATAGCCCACCAGAAACATCTCCACCAGCTGGACCTGAGACAGCTTCACAGTCTCTAGCTTCTTCAGCATCCACACAACTGATGACCACACCAACTGCTGCATCGACAGCCATCAGACCTGCAGCCTCAACCACTGCCCCTGCAGCCATTGATGTATTTTCATCCCAATCCCCTTCATCACTGGCCCTCAGACCTCAAGCCTCACCTTCTGCCCCCCAGGTTACACCCCCTGCTCCTACGGTTCCTATGAACACGCCAGCATTCACATCTAACAGTAATTCTCATGTAAGTGCAGAGTCCCCTCCCCTTAATGCCATGTCACTCTCTTCAACTCTTGACATTGATGGAAGCTCACCAAGGACAGACTCGAACCCATCACTT GAGGCAAGTTTGGATCCTGCACAGTGGCTGAATGCTGGTACCCCAGAG gTCTTTTACAGAAGGGCACATGTGGAACCACCTAATAG TACTTCTATCAATGACTTTGTCGTTGATGATTCAGAGGAAGGGGAAGAGGACGATATTATTGCAGTTCCTTTTGAAAGTGACATGCCTACGTCg GAGGAAGTGGATCTTGCCATAATTCTGAGCGCTTTTCGAGAGGATCACCTTTCTGGGGGCGTCatttccacttgttgcatcaggaGGAAAAAGCTTCTGGAGAGTGCCATTAAAGCAATCTCCAGAGTCACTTTCTGTTGGACCGATTCACCACAGATTGAGTTTGTAGGAGAAGATGCAGATGATATGGGGGGACCACAGCGAGAGTTTTTCAG ACTCTTGATGATAGCGGTTCAGACCTCTCTTGGCATTTTCGAAGGAAAGGCTGGCCAGGTCTTTCTTAGTTACGACCAAGCAGCATTAGACCAAAATAAGTACTTCAAAGCTGGGAATCTTATCGCTTGGTCGATTGCACATGGAGGTCCATGTATCAAAGCCCTGGATCCCAGCCTCTTCCAGCTGATGTGTGGCCAGGAGCCACAGCTTGAGCAGTTTGACTGGCAGTTGCTGCCTGACCCAGATGTGCAAAGCAAAGTCAAAAGG ATCCTAGAGTGCAAGACTGCAGGGGACCTGACAGCACTCCAGAAAGACTTGGGGGACTGGATTAATGAGTGTGGTGTCCCATTCATATTCACAGCTACAATTGAAGACATACCAAAAATCTATGCTTATGTGGTGAAGCACTACATCTTTCTCAg AACGGCCAGAATGGTACACCAGTTCACAGAGGGAATGAACACTTTTGGGAAGCTGTGGGACCTGGTAAAGGGGAACTGGATTGCCTTCCTACCATTGTTCACCAACATGCAGGAGCCTTTGTCAAAGGCAGCATTCAAGGCCATCTTCACTTACAGTTACAGCAGTAGAGGAACCAACCGacgtgaggaagaggaggacaccATCTACTGCTGGGAGCTGGTTCTGAACATGATTGAaggaacattttattattttaagaacACTATAAAATTTAATTAA